The following are encoded in a window of Sphingomonas panacis genomic DNA:
- a CDS encoding SDR family oxidoreductase — protein MAERLAGKSALISGGGGGIARATARRFVEEGASVVLGDISLALAEEAAKPLGSSAAAVAMDVRKEDDWQAAVDLAVSRYGKLDIVCNVAGFGIPGTIEDMRMEDYHRMLAVNLTGTVIGCQVGLRGILASGGSGAIVNLSTLAALLGPADAAGYAAAKGGVTALTRTVAMHCAQRRYPVRCVAIHPTYADTPNIDAVAAQVEGGRAALLSAMATQVPMGRVCTADDIASSILFLASDEAAMISGSSIVIDGAQSAGPPSIRPLE, from the coding sequence ATGGCGGAACGCCTGGCTGGGAAGAGCGCGCTGATAAGTGGCGGCGGGGGCGGCATCGCGCGTGCGACCGCACGCCGTTTCGTCGAGGAAGGCGCCAGCGTGGTGCTGGGGGATATCAGTCTCGCGCTTGCTGAAGAGGCGGCCAAGCCGCTGGGAAGTTCGGCGGCTGCCGTCGCGATGGATGTTCGCAAGGAGGACGATTGGCAGGCAGCCGTTGATCTCGCCGTATCGCGATATGGCAAGCTCGATATCGTCTGCAATGTCGCCGGCTTCGGTATTCCTGGGACGATCGAAGACATGAGGATGGAGGACTACCATCGCATGCTGGCGGTCAACCTCACGGGCACGGTGATCGGGTGCCAGGTTGGACTTCGCGGCATTCTTGCGTCGGGCGGCTCGGGCGCGATCGTAAATCTGTCGACGCTCGCCGCTTTGCTCGGGCCGGCGGATGCCGCCGGCTATGCAGCAGCTAAGGGCGGCGTTACCGCTTTGACGAGGACGGTCGCCATGCACTGTGCGCAGCGGCGTTATCCTGTGCGCTGTGTCGCGATCCATCCGACCTACGCCGATACGCCCAACATTGATGCCGTTGCCGCTCAGGTGGAAGGCGGGCGCGCCGCACTTTTGAGCGCGATGGCGACTCAGGTGCCGATGGGCCGCGTTTGCACCGCCGATGATATTGCATCCTCGATCCTGTTCTTGGCCTCGGATGAGGCCGCGATGATCTCCGGTTCCAGCATCGTCATCGACGGAGCGCAAAGCGCCGGCCCTCCAAGTATCCGGCCGCTTGAATGA
- a CDS encoding 3-hydroxyacyl-CoA dehydrogenase, with amino-acid sequence MINRILIAGAGLVGSEIGFYCATRGLDVVMYDISAQSLDTSRASHGTYADAFRAEGKLSEEEAALVLARLSYESDLSKAAADVDIVSESVTEALDIKKATYEALSTHCPPRTIFTTNTSTMLPSEIAKFTDRPGRLLACHVARPIWDHPILEIMPHAGTDPALVTDIVDFARRIQLVPILLKKEQPAYVSNSIMAAFITSALDLVSRGVASFEDVDRVWMIGTGAPLGPIASVDMMGIGTVYNALSHLAENEGRSELLPITEYLRTNFVDKGALGARSGQGFYTYPNPHFEQDDFFK; translated from the coding sequence ATGATCAACAGGATTCTCATTGCCGGCGCAGGGCTGGTCGGATCGGAAATAGGATTTTACTGTGCGACCCGTGGGTTGGATGTCGTCATGTACGACATATCGGCACAATCGCTCGACACTTCTCGCGCCAGCCACGGAACATATGCAGACGCATTTCGGGCCGAAGGAAAACTCAGCGAGGAAGAGGCGGCCCTGGTTCTCGCGCGCCTCAGCTATGAAAGCGACCTGTCGAAGGCGGCTGCCGATGTCGACATCGTGAGCGAGTCCGTCACGGAGGCGCTCGACATCAAGAAGGCAACCTACGAGGCCCTTTCTACGCATTGTCCGCCCCGGACGATTTTTACCACCAATACATCCACGATGCTGCCGAGCGAGATTGCGAAATTTACCGACCGCCCGGGTCGGCTGTTGGCCTGCCATGTCGCCCGACCGATCTGGGATCATCCGATTCTCGAAATCATGCCGCACGCGGGCACCGACCCAGCCCTTGTCACCGACATCGTCGACTTCGCGCGGCGGATCCAGCTGGTGCCGATTCTGCTCAAGAAGGAGCAGCCGGCCTATGTGTCGAACTCCATCATGGCAGCGTTCATCACGAGCGCGCTGGATCTCGTGTCACGCGGAGTTGCGTCGTTCGAGGATGTCGATCGCGTATGGATGATCGGCACCGGTGCACCGCTCGGTCCGATAGCATCGGTGGACATGATGGGCATCGGCACCGTGTATAACGCCCTGAGCCATCTCGCCGAGAATGAGGGACGGTCTGAGCTCCTGCCGATAACCGAATATCTCCGCACGAACTTCGTCGACAAGGGCGCACTGGGCGCCAGAAGCGGTCAGGGCTTCTACACCTATCCCAATCCGCATTTTGAGCAGGATGACTTCTTCAAATAG
- a CDS encoding flavin-containing monooxygenase yields MTGSVAEVSRDHASVESLRAKYAEERNRRLDPRKNEQFIEVTGEYRHFVDDPWIEAPITRGSIEEVVEALVIGGGFGGLLASAGLKKIGIDDIRIVEKAGDFGGTWYWNRYPGAQCDIESYIYLPLLEETAYIPTEKYAHAPEIFEHAQRIGRHFGLYDKALFQTEITSMDWDEAALRWTVRTDRGDLIQARYVLTASGPLNRPKLPGISGISRFKGHMFHTSRWDYGYTGGDANGGMTRLADKKVAVLGTGATAVQCVPYLARDAQHVYVVQRTPSNVGARGNRPTDPDWVKSLAPGWQRERMENFNAIVSGARCETDFVADGWTELFSDMLTNWRPEDGRELALPEAMALMERADFQKGEEMRAWIAAHVERPEVAEALKPWYGVLCKRPAFNDDYLPSFNRDNVTLIDTHGAGVDEITGSAIVCNGVSYPVDCIIFATGFEVGTTTNRTAGAAIRGVGGELLAGHFADGPRTLHGFYVHGFPNLFLLGSGNNAVKPNITDMLAEQVDHLVDLIAKTRAVGAKRIEATAGGEAEWRQIIVAKSQGIRAMHAQCTPGYFNAEGDIEKSWSANTYGGGALEFSALLNEWRERGDNAGLKIS; encoded by the coding sequence ATGACCGGAAGTGTTGCTGAGGTCTCGCGCGATCACGCCAGCGTGGAATCGCTCCGCGCAAAATATGCGGAAGAGCGCAACCGCCGTCTCGATCCGCGCAAGAATGAGCAGTTTATCGAAGTAACTGGCGAATATCGTCACTTCGTCGACGATCCGTGGATCGAAGCGCCGATCACGCGGGGTTCAATCGAAGAGGTCGTCGAGGCGCTTGTGATAGGCGGGGGATTCGGTGGACTCCTGGCATCGGCGGGTCTGAAGAAGATCGGGATCGACGATATCCGAATTGTGGAAAAAGCAGGCGATTTCGGTGGAACTTGGTATTGGAACCGGTATCCGGGCGCACAGTGCGACATCGAGTCCTACATCTATCTGCCGCTGCTTGAGGAAACGGCCTATATTCCCACCGAGAAATACGCCCACGCGCCGGAGATTTTCGAGCATGCCCAGCGCATCGGCAGACATTTCGGGCTATACGACAAGGCTCTGTTTCAGACCGAGATCACCAGCATGGATTGGGACGAGGCGGCATTGCGCTGGACCGTTCGTACCGATCGCGGTGACCTGATCCAGGCGCGCTATGTGCTGACCGCCAGCGGACCCCTCAATCGCCCCAAGTTGCCCGGTATCTCCGGGATCAGCCGCTTCAAGGGTCACATGTTCCACACCAGCAGGTGGGATTATGGCTATACCGGCGGCGATGCAAATGGGGGCATGACGCGCCTTGCGGACAAAAAGGTTGCGGTGCTGGGCACTGGCGCGACGGCGGTCCAGTGTGTTCCCTATCTCGCGCGCGATGCGCAACATGTTTACGTGGTACAGCGCACCCCCTCCAATGTAGGCGCGCGGGGCAACAGACCGACGGATCCGGACTGGGTAAAATCCTTGGCTCCCGGTTGGCAGCGCGAACGGATGGAGAATTTCAACGCCATAGTGTCCGGTGCGCGCTGTGAGACGGACTTTGTCGCCGACGGGTGGACCGAGCTGTTCAGCGACATGTTGACCAACTGGCGACCCGAGGATGGCCGGGAACTAGCCCTTCCTGAGGCCATGGCGCTGATGGAACGCGCCGATTTTCAGAAGGGCGAGGAAATGCGCGCCTGGATCGCGGCCCATGTGGAACGCCCGGAGGTCGCGGAGGCGCTCAAGCCTTGGTACGGTGTACTGTGCAAGCGCCCCGCCTTCAACGATGACTATCTGCCCTCCTTCAATCGGGACAACGTCACGTTGATCGATACGCACGGGGCGGGGGTCGACGAAATCACCGGGTCGGCCATCGTATGTAACGGCGTTTCCTATCCTGTCGACTGCATCATCTTCGCGACCGGTTTCGAGGTTGGCACGACCACCAATCGCACCGCCGGCGCCGCCATCCGCGGTGTCGGGGGTGAACTCCTGGCCGGCCATTTCGCGGATGGTCCCCGCACGCTGCACGGCTTCTATGTCCATGGATTTCCCAACCTGTTCCTTCTGGGGTCCGGCAATAATGCGGTGAAGCCCAATATCACCGACATGCTGGCCGAGCAGGTCGATCATCTCGTCGATCTCATCGCCAAGACGCGTGCAGTCGGCGCCAAGCGGATCGAAGCGACGGCGGGTGGCGAGGCGGAATGGCGCCAGATCATCGTGGCGAAATCGCAGGGCATAAGGGCCATGCACGCCCAATGCACGCCGGGCTATTTCAATGCAGAAGGCGATATCGAGAAGAGTTGGAGCGCCAACACCTACGGTGGCGGAGCCCTCGAATTTTCGGCGCTGCTCAACGAGTGGCGCGAACGCGGCGATAATGCGGGATTGAAGATTTCGTAA
- a CDS encoding TonB-dependent receptor: MKLLNKGVFSVVTLCSSTSLFAQVAAAQQAGSVVAPASPVVQASGVTSNEPQVGDIIVTAQKRSERLNDVPMSITASTSDQLKSAGVTSTDDLAKIVPGFTFLKSSYGTPIYFIRGIGFNDTTLGVSPAVTVYVDQAPLPYSPMSRGATLDLERVEILKGPQGTLFGQNSTGGAINYIAAKPTDHLEAGFDLGFGRFNAVDTEAFISGPITNTLKVRLAVRQEYQDDWQKSYVSSDTIGQKRFINGRAMLDWDPSSTFHVALTASAWKDTSDTQQPQFVLFRGPDSAPAHLPIPYPIDTFPAAPKNDRAAAWDPGVSFARNDRFYQFTGRADWNLMDDIALTSLTSYANYKTFTPLDLDGTIYPVSRTVVSGMIKSFSQELRLNGTAGDRLRWMLGGSYQKDTVNEEFRYDPQFTTNGNIGPFVYHGFGVTNDQSIRTAGVFGSLDFAITDKITLQGSARYTDQHRRYQGCGRDDGDGDLAAAFDYLAFLLSGTAGNIPPGGCVTLNATTGVPGLVHDQLNQNNVSWRASVNYKPRSSMLFYANVTKGYKSGSFPTQPPPTSAALNPVNQESVLAYEVGTKIDLFRRKVQLTAAAFYYDYRDKQLLGTLNLPPFGALPALVNIPMSRVEGAEFNATLLPLHGLRLNVGGTYVDTRIKSDPPNPTGPFGSQGGSFVGSPFPFTPKWQGVADAQYTFPISSGLNMYLGGNVTARSKANASLFNGGSAVSPYDGASIAGLEKMLVIPGYALLDLRAGVETPDSKLRIEIWGRNVANKFYSTNIVRVSDYVYRFAGMPATYGVTLKFRFGQ; this comes from the coding sequence ATGAAGCTCTTGAATAAGGGAGTCTTTTCGGTTGTCACGCTATGCAGTTCGACTTCTCTGTTTGCACAAGTGGCGGCTGCTCAGCAGGCTGGCAGTGTGGTCGCACCTGCATCTCCGGTCGTGCAAGCATCCGGCGTGACATCAAACGAACCGCAGGTCGGCGATATCATCGTTACGGCACAAAAGCGGTCCGAGCGTCTCAATGATGTCCCGATGTCGATTACGGCGAGCACCAGTGATCAGTTGAAGTCGGCCGGAGTAACAAGCACCGATGACCTCGCGAAGATCGTTCCCGGCTTCACCTTCCTGAAAAGCAGCTATGGAACACCGATCTATTTCATACGCGGCATCGGGTTTAATGATACCACGCTCGGCGTAAGCCCAGCCGTTACCGTCTATGTGGACCAAGCGCCGCTTCCCTACTCCCCGATGTCGCGCGGCGCCACACTCGATCTCGAGCGCGTCGAAATCCTGAAGGGACCGCAAGGTACGCTTTTTGGGCAGAATTCTACCGGCGGCGCGATCAATTACATCGCTGCCAAACCGACTGACCATCTCGAGGCCGGGTTCGATCTGGGATTCGGCCGCTTCAACGCCGTCGATACCGAGGCGTTCATCAGCGGTCCGATCACCAACACCCTCAAGGTGCGCCTCGCTGTTCGCCAGGAATATCAGGATGACTGGCAAAAGAGCTATGTCAGCAGTGATACCATCGGACAGAAAAGGTTCATCAATGGTCGGGCGATGCTCGATTGGGACCCGAGCAGTACCTTTCATGTCGCATTGACTGCTTCTGCGTGGAAGGACACATCTGATACCCAGCAGCCGCAATTCGTGCTGTTCCGCGGTCCCGATAGCGCTCCCGCTCACCTGCCTATTCCGTATCCTATCGATACCTTCCCGGCAGCGCCAAAGAACGACCGGGCAGCAGCATGGGATCCGGGGGTGAGTTTCGCAAGGAATGACAGATTCTATCAGTTCACCGGGCGGGCTGACTGGAACTTGATGGATGATATCGCGCTGACGTCTTTAACATCGTACGCCAATTATAAGACATTCACGCCGCTCGATCTCGACGGCACCATCTATCCGGTCTCGCGCACGGTTGTCTCCGGCATGATCAAAAGTTTTTCTCAGGAATTACGGCTCAATGGGACCGCAGGAGACAGGCTGCGCTGGATGTTGGGCGGAAGCTATCAGAAAGACACGGTCAACGAGGAATTCCGATACGATCCCCAATTCACGACGAATGGAAATATAGGGCCCTTCGTCTATCACGGATTTGGAGTGACCAACGATCAGAGCATCAGGACAGCGGGGGTGTTTGGAAGTTTAGATTTCGCGATAACCGATAAAATCACGCTGCAGGGATCGGCTCGCTACACCGACCAGCACCGCCGTTATCAGGGATGCGGGAGAGATGACGGTGACGGGGATCTAGCAGCAGCCTTCGATTACCTGGCTTTTCTACTGAGTGGAACTGCCGGAAACATTCCTCCTGGAGGTTGCGTCACACTGAATGCCACCACCGGCGTGCCGGGTCTCGTGCATGATCAGCTCAATCAAAACAACGTCTCTTGGCGCGCGAGTGTGAATTACAAGCCGAGATCGAGCATGTTGTTTTACGCGAATGTAACAAAGGGCTACAAGTCAGGCAGCTTCCCGACACAGCCCCCGCCTACCTCCGCAGCTCTTAATCCGGTAAACCAGGAATCGGTTCTGGCTTATGAGGTGGGGACGAAAATCGATCTGTTTCGCCGGAAAGTGCAGCTGACTGCTGCGGCCTTCTATTATGATTACCGCGACAAACAGCTTCTTGGTACTCTCAATCTTCCGCCATTCGGCGCGCTTCCTGCATTGGTCAACATCCCTATGTCGAGGGTTGAAGGTGCGGAATTCAATGCAACCCTGCTGCCGCTTCACGGCCTGAGACTTAATGTGGGCGGCACCTATGTCGATACCAGGATAAAGAGCGATCCGCCCAATCCCACAGGCCCTTTCGGCAGTCAGGGCGGGAGCTTCGTCGGTAGCCCGTTTCCCTTTACGCCCAAGTGGCAGGGCGTTGCGGATGCCCAGTATACCTTTCCGATCTCGTCTGGCCTGAACATGTACTTGGGAGGCAACGTGACGGCTCGAAGCAAAGCGAACGCGTCGCTTTTCAACGGGGGTTCGGCCGTTTCGCCTTACGACGGCGCATCGATCGCAGGTCTGGAGAAAATGCTTGTCATTCCCGGATACGCGCTGCTGGACCTACGGGCGGGCGTGGAAACGCCGGACTCGAAACTCCGCATCGAGATCTGGGGCCGCAACGTGGCGAACAAATTCTACAGCACCAATATCGTTCGAGTATCAGATTATGTCTATCGATTTGCTGGCATGCCCGCAACGTACGGAGTGACCTTGAAGTTTCGCTTCGGTCAATGA